The proteins below come from a single Miscanthus floridulus cultivar M001 chromosome 1, ASM1932011v1, whole genome shotgun sequence genomic window:
- the LOC136461277 gene encoding uncharacterized protein, whose product MEPLTEENKKLKEAMNLLEKNIQRAQRERDLAESNAQDLEYQKGVLSGQLATAKEQLRSKSEQLITASTQLKDASEQLEKLQKVSKEKREQDVELGQLRQALEQLWEEKAKETERANKLTEELEDYRRRVKAQFDVLEQDARTQRNKFDAIVARIKPVLDCVDPETAPRLDGRRQGSDTIIQRCKAMWENFKIFNCDAIVTVATHVLAVARSHYPTIDVQSIGGGFTEGLSDVETQKLEDEVEDAAKKLANDIDLFGETDGSDIAQ is encoded by the exons atggagcccctcaccgaggagaacaaaaaactcaaagaggcaatGAACCTTTTGGAGAAGAATATTcaaagggcccagcgcgagcgagaccttgccgAGTCCAATGCgcaggacctagaataccagaagggggtcctatcTGGACAACTGGCAACTGCGAAAGAACAACTTCGGAGCAAGTCTGAGCAGCTAATCACTGCCTCTACACAACTTAAAGATGCTTCTGAGCAATTGGAAAAGCTGCAAAAAGTCTCTAAGGAGAAGAGAG aacaagatgtGGAACTCGGTCAACTGCGTCAGGCCCTTGAGCAACTCTGGGAGGAGAAAGCAAAGGAGACAGAGCGAGCGAACAAACTGACCGAGGAGCTGGAGG actaccgtcggagggtGAAGGCACAATTTGATGTGTTGGAGCAAGACGCCCGTACCCAGAGGAACAAATTTGACGCCATAGTTGCCAGAATTAAACcagtgcttgactgcgtcgaccCAGAAACGGCACCCCGACTTGACGGTAGGAGGCAAGGGTCAGataccatcatccagaggtgcaaggcaatgtgggagaatttcaagatcTTCAACTGTGATGCCATTGTAACCGTTGCTACTCATGTCCTTGCGGTTGCTCGGTCCCACTACCCAACCATCGATGTTCAGTCGATAGGGGGCGGTTTCACCGAAGGACTGAGTGATGTGGAGACCCagaagctggaggatgaggtggaggacgcagcgaagaaACTGGCCAACGACATAGATCTGTTTGGTGAGACGGATGGCAGTGACATAGCCCAATGA